From a single Collibacillus ludicampi genomic region:
- a CDS encoding S-layer homology domain-containing protein encodes MRKALWQIVLPAVVLLSIPIAVRAEPTYDELFQQVVIPADSAFQFPDIATHWARTSLSDLAVSGIMSGSAGFMQPDRLITRAEFITLLDRATEIPVPRVVTERPFRDVPTNAWYAPYIAGAYAYGITSGMGDRTFQPDRPITRAEIAALLNNAVPFQGTNQKTFWDVPDGKWYAQAVNRLAGASIIGGYDDGGFHPEANATRAEVAVMLDHILQTRDTAWGVGSIPESDLTSLVEQYIRHGADALANGTFPANEMSVYTAGLEYEQLVRTESVWQSFQRAGGTIHSAIDQLSTSLLYNGSSVAAVQATATVTTTVHYPDGSEKTVHDQRSAIFFLMKSGVRNQTTTTMKTVIYASTPWRVLSSSE; translated from the coding sequence GTGCGAAAAGCTCTTTGGCAAATTGTTTTGCCGGCGGTTGTTCTGCTGTCCATTCCAATTGCCGTCCGAGCGGAACCCACGTATGACGAGCTTTTTCAACAAGTCGTTATCCCCGCGGACAGCGCCTTTCAATTTCCCGATATCGCGACTCATTGGGCTCGTACATCTTTATCAGATCTAGCTGTATCGGGAATCATGAGCGGATCTGCCGGATTCATGCAACCAGACCGTTTGATCACGCGCGCGGAGTTCATCACTCTTCTCGATCGCGCAACCGAGATACCTGTTCCGCGTGTCGTCACTGAACGTCCCTTTCGTGATGTACCGACGAACGCTTGGTACGCTCCTTATATAGCAGGCGCATACGCGTACGGGATCACAAGCGGCATGGGAGATCGCACATTCCAGCCGGATCGTCCGATCACTCGTGCGGAAATCGCTGCGCTTTTGAACAATGCCGTTCCCTTCCAAGGAACGAATCAGAAGACATTCTGGGATGTTCCTGACGGTAAATGGTATGCGCAAGCGGTGAATCGCCTGGCCGGTGCATCGATCATTGGGGGATATGATGACGGTGGATTTCACCCGGAAGCGAATGCCACGCGTGCCGAAGTGGCTGTCATGCTGGATCATATCCTGCAAACAAGGGATACAGCTTGGGGCGTGGGGTCCATCCCTGAATCGGATCTTACATCGCTTGTGGAGCAGTATATCCGCCATGGAGCGGATGCACTTGCCAACGGGACGTTTCCTGCCAATGAGATGTCCGTATACACGGCGGGCCTTGAATATGAACAACTCGTACGTACAGAGAGTGTATGGCAATCGTTTCAACGGGCAGGTGGTACGATTCACAGTGCGATCGATCAATTATCGACTTCTCTTCTCTATAACGGAAGTTCGGTGGCGGCCGTTCAAGCCACAGCAACGGTCACAACAACCGTCCATTACCCTGATGGAAGCGAGAAAACCGTGCATGATCAACGATCCGCTATATTTTTCCTCATGAAGTCAGGCGTACGCAATCAGACAACCACAACAATGAAAACGGTCATCTACGCATCGACGCCCTGGCGTGTGCTATCATCGTCCGAATAG